In Chrysoperla carnea chromosome 2, inChrCarn1.1, whole genome shotgun sequence, the following proteins share a genomic window:
- the LOC123293563 gene encoding uncharacterized protein LOC123293563 produces MQLDTESGKNWYEASKNCMNFVLDEMSTCNLNIKNKANEEFKNLYEYLKPRENLYNVLSHGDLHLNNIMFSYENDFPKQCCFIDFQVLRFLPLLTDVLMLLHLNAPTELRKDSLSELLEYYFKQLTVELTKVGLDTSVIYPKNVFKTAINDSTVPVLLFNCMYKPFMVMDKKRLAECIKENSEDLMFGDRAKYIKREFDIDENYKKELFKEFQLLIDEIVKIV; encoded by the coding sequence ATGCAATTGGATACAGAAAGTGGTAAAAATTGGTatgaagcttcaaaaaattgtatgaattttGTATTAGACGAAATGTCAACTTGTAATTTAAACATCAAGAACAAAGCAAATGAAGAATTTAAGAatctttatgaatatttaaaacccCGTGAGAATCTTTACAATGTTTTATCACATGGTGATTTgcacttaaataatattatgttttcatatgaaaatgattttccaaAGCAGTGCTGCTTTATTGATTTTCAAGTCTTAAGATTTTTACCACTTTTAACCGATGTACTTATGCTATTACATTTAAATGCTCCAACAGAGCTTCGTAAAGATTCTTTAAGTGaattattagaatattattttaaacaattaactgttGAATTAACTAAAGTTGGATTGGATACGAGTGTGATCTATCCgaagaatgtttttaaaacagcGATTAATGATTCAACTGTTCCTGTTCTATTGTTTAATTGTATGTATAAGCCATTTATGGTAATGGATAAGAAAAGATTGGCCGAgtgtataaaagaaaatagtgAGGATCTTATGTTTGGAGATCGTGCGAAATATATAAAACGTGAATTTgatattgatgaaaattataaaaaagaactatttaaagaatttcaactattaattgatgaaattgttaaaatagtATGA